CTTGCCAAACATTTCGCCCAAAGAAGCATTTTTCCCTCCGACCATAGGCACGTCTTTTGCCGAGATTTCCTTAAACCATAAAATAAACTTTTGTTTTTTATTCATAATTTAATTACCTCTCTTATTTTCTCAACGCTTTCTGGGTTTGCTAATGTGCTTAAATCTCCAAGTTCTTCGCCAGTAAATAGCTTTCTTAAGATTCGTCTCATAATTTTCCCGCTGCGGGTTTTAGGCAAATCTTCAACCAAGTAAACTTCTTTTGGCGAGGCAATGGGCCCGATTTCTTTCCTTACTTGTTTAATAATCTCCTCTTTAAGTTGCAGAGGACGGGCCTCTGTAAACTTTTTGGGAGCAACGAAAGCCACAGGCACCTCTCCCTTTATTTCATCTGGAATGCCAATTACTGCGCATTCGGTAATATCGGGATGCAAATTAATAACTGCTTCTAACTCTCCGGTAGACAATCTGTGACCCGCCACCTTAATTACATCATCTACCCTGCCGATAATTCGGATTAAACCATTTTTATCTTTGAAAGCCGCATCACTGGTGAAGTAGACCTCTTTACTATATTGACTCCAATAGGTTTCTAAATATTTTTTAGGGTCTTTGTAAATTCCTCGGAACATACCGGGGCTAAAAGGCGGAAGTATGACTAAGTTTCCTGTTTTACCTACCGGACAAGATTTTCCCTTTTCATCAAATATATCAAACTTTGTTCCCGGAAATGGTAATCCAGTAAAGGCCGGTTTGAAAGGTCCGATTCCCGGCAAAGAAGTAATTAAAATTCCGCCGGTTTCCGTCTGCCACCAGGTATCAACTATCGGACACTTTTCTTTTCCGACCTCTTTGAAATACCAGAGCCAGGCTGATTCATCGATTGGTTCACCAACCGACCCCAATAGCCGTAATTTTTCAAATTTATATGCTTTCAAGGAGCTTAGCTCCTTTTCAAACATTCGGATTGCGGTTGGCGCAGTATAGAAAACTGTTACTTTGTGCTTTTCAATAATTTGCGCCCACCTGTCAGGTGTCGGCCAATCTGGCGCTCCCTCAAACATCAAAAAGGTTATTCCATTAAGTAAGGGCGAGTAGCAACCGTATGTATGCGAAGTGATCCAACCTATGTCGGCAGTGCACCAAAAAATATCGTTTGCATGAAAATCAAAAATCCATTTTCCTGTCCAATAGGCCTGAACTGTATAGCCACCGCAGGTGTGGATGATTTGTTTTGGTCGGCCGGTGGAACCGCTGGTCGCCAATAAAAATAAAAGGTCTTCTGAATCCATAATTTCGGATTGGCACTGATTACTTTCATTTTTGATTAACTCCTGCCACCATAAATCTCTTTGAGGGTCCCACGGAATTTCATTTTCTGCTCTTTTTACCACAATAACTTTCTCCACTTTTGTTTCTTTTATTCCCTCGTCAGCATTTTGTTTTAAATTGACAATTTTTCCTCTTCTGTAATAACCGTCGGCCGTTATCAAAACTTTAGCTTCAGTATCCTGCAGTCTTACTTTTAAAGCATGGGGTGAAAAAGCAGAAAAAACAACGGTATGAATCGCTCCAATTCTGACGCAGGCAAGCATTGAAATTATTGCTTCGGGAATCATTGGCAGATAAATCCCTATTCTGTCGCCTTTTTTTACTCCTAATTTTTTCAGACCCTGCGCAAATTTATTAACCGCGGAGAACAGTTCTCCGTAAGTTAAAATTTTGGGTTTTTCATCAATTGGTTCCGGCTCCCAAATTAAGGCAATTTTGTTTTTAATCTTATCCCAACCCTGCGAATTTTTCTCAAAAATATTCTCTGTAATATTCAATTTTCCACCCAAAAACCACTTAAAATATGGGGGTTTGTGTTCAAACGGCTTTTTCCATTTTTTTAAAAAAAGTTCTTTGGCTAACTTCTCCCAAAACTTAATTGGATTTTTATCTGCTTCTCTATAAATTTTTTTATCTTTTAGCCAAGCCCTTTTCTTAAAACCTTCAATCGGATAATAAAGATTATCTTTTTTGAACATACAAATTTACCCAGTAATACAACTTCGGCAACCCATGGTTTTATGGTTTCGCTAAGGCGAAACCAGCCGAAGATGATATACTGGGTTTATTATACCAAGAATCAAAAAAGAAACAAAATACAGGGGTCTGACCCCTGTAAAATTCAGAAACTTAAATAAAAACTTAAAATCCAAAACAAAAAAATACAAATAATTTTAATTTACCAATTTACTAATTTTCAATTTACGAATGAATTTACTAATTTATTAATTTTAAAATTAGAAAATTGAAAATTGATTGTAAATTCGTAAATTCGT
This DNA window, taken from Candidatus Nealsonbacteria bacterium, encodes the following:
- the acs gene encoding acetate--CoA ligase; translation: MFKKDNLYYPIEGFKKRAWLKDKKIYREADKNPIKFWEKLAKELFLKKWKKPFEHKPPYFKWFLGGKLNITENIFEKNSQGWDKIKNKIALIWEPEPIDEKPKILTYGELFSAVNKFAQGLKKLGVKKGDRIGIYLPMIPEAIISMLACVRIGAIHTVVFSAFSPHALKVRLQDTEAKVLITADGYYRRGKIVNLKQNADEGIKETKVEKVIVVKRAENEIPWDPQRDLWWQELIKNESNQCQSEIMDSEDLLFLLATSGSTGRPKQIIHTCGGYTVQAYWTGKWIFDFHANDIFWCTADIGWITSHTYGCYSPLLNGITFLMFEGAPDWPTPDRWAQIIEKHKVTVFYTAPTAIRMFEKELSSLKAYKFEKLRLLGSVGEPIDESAWLWYFKEVGKEKCPIVDTWWQTETGGILITSLPGIGPFKPAFTGLPFPGTKFDIFDEKGKSCPVGKTGNLVILPPFSPGMFRGIYKDPKKYLETYWSQYSKEVYFTSDAAFKDKNGLIRIIGRVDDVIKVAGHRLSTGELEAVINLHPDITECAVIGIPDEIKGEVPVAFVAPKKFTEARPLQLKEEIIKQVRKEIGPIASPKEVYLVEDLPKTRSGKIMRRILRKLFTGEELGDLSTLANPESVEKIREVIKL